AACCGCTGCGTGGTGCGCTTCAACACGCATGACGTGGGCGGCCTGTCGGTCACCGACTTCGACTGCGCCCGCCAGGCCGACGCGCTGGTCGCGGCCCCCGCCGCATGACGGAACGCGCCCTTGGCTAAGCCCGGCCGCGCCGCGCCCGCAGCCGCCGCTGCGAAGGCACTACACGACGGCCTTGTCGTTGCCAGCCACGGGCGTCACTGCCTCGTCGAAACGCCCACGGGCGAACGGCTGATCTGCCATCCGCGCGGCAAGAAGAGCCAGGCCGTGGTCGGCGACCGCGTGCATTGGCAGGCCAGCGAGGACGAAGGCACCATCGAGCAGGTGCTGCCGCGGCGCAACCTGTTCTACCGGCAAGACGAGATCCGCACCAAGTCGTTCGCGGCCAACCTCGACCATGTGCTGATCCTGATCGCGGCCGAGCCGGAGTTTTCCGAACATCAACTGGCCCGTGCGCTGATCGCGGCGGAGGCTGAGCGCATCACGCCGATCATCGCGCTCAACAAGAGCGACCTGGTCGAACCCTTCGAGCGCGCGTGGACCAAGCTGGCGCCTTATCGCCGCATGCACCACGGCGTGCTGCCGCTGTCGCTGAAGGCGTCAGGCGAGGCGGACTACGCCTCGCTGATGAAGCTTCTGGCCGGCAAGTCCACCCTGGTGCTCGGCCCGTCCGGCTCGGGCAAGAGCACGCTGACCAATCTGCTGGTGCCGGGCGCAACCGTGCTGACCCAGGAGATTTCGCAGGCGCTGAACTCGGGCAAGCACACCACCACGAGCACCACCTGGTACTGGATCGATGAAGCCCGCACCACTGGCCTGATCGACTCGCCGGGCTTCCAGGAATTCGGCCTGAACCACATCGCGCCGATGCAGCTCGCCGGGCTCATGCCAGACATTGCCGAGCATGCGAACGACTGCAAGTTCTACAACTGCACGCATCTGCACGAGCCGGGCTGCGGCGTGATTGCGAACGTGGAAACGGCGAGCAGCAGACCGGGCGCCATCAGCGCGAGCCGCTACAAGATCTATGGCGAGTTGTTCGCCGAGTTGAGCCAGAAGCGGTACTGACCGAAAGGCAGCTTCAGCCGAGCCAGATGCGATAGGACTTCCAGGTCGGGTCGAAGACGAGGCCCAGCGTCACCGGCAAGTCAATGTCGTCTTGCAGCGATTGCGCATGCGAGATCGCCGCCTCGGGGTCGGCCACCTGGAAGTGAACGGTGCGAACACCCTCCTCCAGCACCACGTGCGTGCAGCAGCCTGCTTCGTGCGTCTGCAGCCGTGCTGTCAGCCGGTCTTCATAGACGCGCGCTTCTTCCAACTCCTCGCCCGACTCGACCGGCACCGCCGCCGACAGGCGATGACATAGGTCGGCTCGCCCCACCAAGGCAGTGGCCGCGTCGTTGCGCATCACGATCACCTCGATCTCGCGACCGTCCTCGGCCGTGCGTGTCGCGTTCATGCCTGACCAAGCGTGTTCCCCCTGGGGAAACACACCGGTGTGGCCGAGTTCGTCGCGCCAGCAGGCATCGAACACGGGCACGAAATCGTCGAGCGGCACGCCATCGAAATCCGCGTGCGCGTCGGCCTCGACGTAGTCGACCGCTCCAACCTTCACCGCGAAGTCGTACTCGCCCAGGATATGGTCAAGCATGATGAGGCTCATGTGGCGCGCATGGTCCTGCATGTCCATCGGAATAGGCTTGGCGAAGCCGATCTCCAGCGCCACCCGACCCCGATAGAGTTCGTGCTTCACGAGGACTTCGGAGCTTGCCAATTCGAAGTCGTTCATGCGCATGCCGAAGCCATCGCTCGAACGCTGACGAAAGGCCTCCACTTCGACCTGCGGCAGCTTGGGGCTGCTTTGCACCAGTGCCATCAGGTCCTCGAAGTCGTCTACCGAACCATGCGCCGTCAGCACGAGCTTGAACTCGGGCGGCTCACCGGCCACCTCGGCCGCTAGCCGCGGGAAAAAGGGCTCCAGCAGTTCGTTCAACCCTTCCATCAATTCGCGTGCGGGCAAGGCGCGCAGGCTCTCGAGCTGGGCACTCACTGCTTGCCAGAAGCCTGTGCAGGCCGCTGTGCGCGGATCGGTGTCGTGGGTCGGCATCGCTAAGGATTCTCTCAAGGGGTTGGAGTGAGGATGTCCTGCAGCCGCTGAACCAGCGTGCTGCATTGCTCGCGCGTGCCGATGCTGATGCGCAGGTACTGCGCGATGCGCGGCTGCCTGAAATGCCGCACCAGCACCGCATGCTCGCGCAGCAGGGCCGCGAGCTCGGCGGCGTCGCGTTGCGGATGGCGTGCGAAGACGAAATTGGCTTGCGACGGCAGCACCTCGAAGCCCAGGTCTTCGAGCTGGAGGCCGAGGCCCTCCCGGGTGTCGACGATCTTGTCGCGGGTGCTGCGGAACCAGTCTTCGTCTTCAAGTGCGGCAATGGCACCTGCCGAGGCCAGCCGGTCGAGCGGGTACGAGTTGAAGCTGTCCTTGACGCGCACCAGCGCGTCGATCAGATGCGCCTGACCGCAGGCAAAGCCGACCCGTAGGCCAGCCAGCGAACGCGACTTGGAGAGGGTCTGCACCACGAGCAGGTTCGGGTGCCTGCCGATCAGCGGCAGCGCGCTCTCACCACCGAAATCGATATATGCCTCGTCGACCAGCACCACACGATCGGGGCAGGCTTCGAGCAGTTGCTCAATGCGCGACAGCGGCAGGCCAATGCCGGTCGGCGCGTTCGGATTCGCGATGACGATGCCTGCGCAACCTTGGCGGGCACGCGCTGCAAGGGCGTCGACATTGATGCGCAGGCCTTCGTCCACCGGCTGCTGCTCGCAGGCGATGCCGTACAGCTGCGCGTAGACCTTGTAGAAGCTGTAGCTCACGTCAGGCATCAGCAGCGGCTCGGCCTGCTGGAAGAACGCGAAGAAGGCGTGCGCGAGCACTTCGTCCGAGCCGTTGCCCGCGAACACGTCATCGGCCCGCAGGCCGTGCCGCCGCGCCACCGCCTCACGCAGCGCGAGCGAGGTGGGGTCGGGATAGCGCTCCAGGCCATTCTCGGCCGCACGCCGGATGGCCTCGATGGCGATCGGCGACGGCGGGTACGGGTTCTCGTTGGTGTTGAGCTTGACGAGGTTCGCGATGCGCGGCTGCTCGCCGGGCACATAAGGTTCGAGCACGCCGATGCGCGGGCTCCAGAAGGCTGGCACTGGATGTGTCATGGCTCGTTCGCCGCTTCGCTCAGCCGAGCAGGCGAGCCAGGGTGAGCAGAGCCAGCAGCACCATCCACATCACGACCGAGCGCCAGACCAGGCCCACCACGCTGCGCAGGTGGCCGGGCTCCGGCTCGCGCCCCGGCGTGCTGCCGGTGTCGGTGCGGCGGCCGTCGGCCAGTGATTCGCCGGCCTGGGCGCGCGGCAGCGGGTCGGTGACCGGGATCGGGCGCAGTGTGCCGCCGCCCAGGCGCACGTTGACCGCACCCGACGTGGCCGCGAGGATCACACCGTCGTTCTCGTTGGGAAAGCGCTGTGCGTCGTTGCGCCAGCAATCGATCGCCTCCTCGAAGCTGCCGACCACCGCGAAACCCAGCGCCGTGATGCGCGCGGGCAGCCAGTCGATCATGTGCCAGGCGCGATCCGCGGCCTGTTGCACCGAGACGCTCGACGGCTGCACTGCGGCGCCGTTCTTGTGCGCCCAGTAGCGCGAGACGAACTCGCTCATGCGATAGAAAACCGCGCCTGCCGGCCCGAGACCGATGGCCGCAATGATCGAGAACCACGCGAGCACGCCGAACACATGGCGGTGCGCTGCGATCACCGAATGCTCGATCACGTGGCGCACGATCTCGCTACGCGGCAGGTTGGCCGCATCCACGCCCTGCCAATGCGCGAGCAGCGAGCGCGCGAGTGGCTCGTCGCCTTCGTCGAGCGCGTCGCGGATGTCGGTGAAGTGGTGGCTGAACTGCCGGAAGCCCAGCGTGACGTAGAGCACCGCAATGCTCCAGAGCACCGCGAACGGCAGGCCGAGCGTGAGCACCAGCAGCCAGTGCACGCCCAGCGCGCCGAGCGTGGGCACGAACACCGCGAGGCCCCAGGCGATCCATCCGTGATGCGGCTTGCCCGCGTCGAAGTTGCGGCTGGTCCAGCGTGTCCACGCCAGCACCGCGCCGTACACGGGGTTGTGCGGGCCCAGGGGCCGCACCTGCTCGATCAGCAGCGCGCACAGGATGGCAAAAAAGCTCATCCTTCGATGATAGCGAGAGCGCCTGAAGGTTCAGGCCATCTTCATTCGAGCCGCGGATTCAGTCAGGCCGCGAGGAAACGGTAAAGATTGCGCAGCATGCCCGCGGTCGCGCCCCAGACGAAGCGCTCGTCGGGTCCGTCCTGGTAGGGCATCGAGTACCACTGGCGCCGGGTGCCATCGGGCGCGGGCACGGTGTGGTGGCGGTGATTCGCCGGGTCCATCAGCCATGCGAGCGGCACCTCGAAGGCTTGCGCGACCTCATGGGGATTGATGGTGAGCTCGAAGTCGGGTTGCACCAGCGCAACCACCGGCGTCACGATGAACGAGGTCACTGTCGTGTAAGTCGGCAGGTTGCCAAGCACCTCGATGTATTGAGCCGAAAGGCCGACCTCCTCCCAGGCCTCGCGCAAAGCGGCGGCCGCGATGTTGGAGTCCTCCGGGTCGACGCGGCCACCGGGAAACGCAACCTGCCCCGAATGCGTCGACAGATTCGAGGTCCGCTCGGTCAGCAGCACGGTCGCGCCCTGCGGGCGCTGCACGATCGGCACCAGCACCGCAGCCTGCGCGGGAACGCGGTCAGTCATCCGCGGATCACGCCGCAGCTCGGGCGTCCAAACGGGCGGTGTCGCGAAGCGGGCTCGCAACGCCTGCGCCGTCAGCTGCACGGCCGGCACCGCCGGTAATCCCTCGACTCCTCCGGCCACAAACGGCACTTTGCGCGGGTCGAACTGCAGCAGCGTGGGCGGCGCCACGGCGT
This is a stretch of genomic DNA from Variovorax paradoxus. It encodes these proteins:
- the hisC gene encoding histidinol-phosphate transaminase, encoding MTHPVPAFWSPRIGVLEPYVPGEQPRIANLVKLNTNENPYPPSPIAIEAIRRAAENGLERYPDPTSLALREAVARRHGLRADDVFAGNGSDEVLAHAFFAFFQQAEPLLMPDVSYSFYKVYAQLYGIACEQQPVDEGLRINVDALAARARQGCAGIVIANPNAPTGIGLPLSRIEQLLEACPDRVVLVDEAYIDFGGESALPLIGRHPNLLVVQTLSKSRSLAGLRVGFACGQAHLIDALVRVKDSFNSYPLDRLASAGAIAALEDEDWFRSTRDKIVDTREGLGLQLEDLGFEVLPSQANFVFARHPQRDAAELAALLREHAVLVRHFRQPRIAQYLRISIGTREQCSTLVQRLQDILTPTP
- the rsgA gene encoding ribosome small subunit-dependent GTPase A produces the protein MAKPGRAAPAAAAAKALHDGLVVASHGRHCLVETPTGERLICHPRGKKSQAVVGDRVHWQASEDEGTIEQVLPRRNLFYRQDEIRTKSFAANLDHVLILIAAEPEFSEHQLARALIAAEAERITPIIALNKSDLVEPFERAWTKLAPYRRMHHGVLPLSLKASGEADYASLMKLLAGKSTLVLGPSGSGKSTLTNLLVPGATVLTQEISQALNSGKHTTTSTTWYWIDEARTTGLIDSPGFQEFGLNHIAPMQLAGLMPDIAEHANDCKFYNCTHLHEPGCGVIANVETASSRPGAISASRYKIYGELFAELSQKRY
- a CDS encoding CoA pyrophosphatase; this encodes MTNSSIPPQAASVEPVNAVAPPTLLQFDPRKVPFVAGGVEGLPAVPAVQLTAQALRARFATPPVWTPELRRDPRMTDRVPAQAAVLVPIVQRPQGATVLLTERTSNLSTHSGQVAFPGGRVDPEDSNIAAAALREAWEEVGLSAQYIEVLGNLPTYTTVTSFIVTPVVALVQPDFELTINPHEVAQAFEVPLAWLMDPANHRHHTVPAPDGTRRQWYSMPYQDGPDERFVWGATAGMLRNLYRFLAA
- a CDS encoding CobD/CbiB family protein is translated as MSFFAILCALLIEQVRPLGPHNPVYGAVLAWTRWTSRNFDAGKPHHGWIAWGLAVFVPTLGALGVHWLLVLTLGLPFAVLWSIAVLYVTLGFRQFSHHFTDIRDALDEGDEPLARSLLAHWQGVDAANLPRSEIVRHVIEHSVIAAHRHVFGVLAWFSIIAAIGLGPAGAVFYRMSEFVSRYWAHKNGAAVQPSSVSVQQAADRAWHMIDWLPARITALGFAVVGSFEEAIDCWRNDAQRFPNENDGVILAATSGAVNVRLGGGTLRPIPVTDPLPRAQAGESLADGRRTDTGSTPGREPEPGHLRSVVGLVWRSVVMWMVLLALLTLARLLG